Proteins from a genomic interval of Rhodococcus rhodochrous:
- a CDS encoding TIGR02680 family protein, with amino-acid sequence MSSARFRPTRAGIINLWDYRDQEFSFADGRLVLRGPNGSGKTKALEVLFPFVLDGRIEPRRLNPFAGEERTMRSNLLYRGQDSAHSYVWMEFCRGRADDPEAVTVGIGMRATRGNDKVTRWHFVVDGRVGVDFSLLDDEDRPLTRKQLVDQIGADAIADRPVDYRAAIDARMFGLGAQRYDQLINLILTLRRPQLAKNLDPKGLSQALTDGLRPLDDDLIVEAARSFSAIEEVERTLESLAAADDAAQQFVKVYSKYIRQQARTAVDKVATRLGVVDTAVRSLCEATEARTEAAAARTASEEQLLVAERDHEQARTTLEALHRSSAYEGKQQLDDLASAVKNLERTTAAQAEQANRAQAVVADRLRDHDSARDALETATAARRRAEDGLSAAAEDAGITWTGLDGIERTEQLNAAIDALAEERDADVRAVRNALSQLDGATAARSRAEAAAVRARAQRDTASAAVEAAETMVELSRSEVAAELGRWWSDRAETFAAVGVSTPAFEALDTAFGTVGQDDAPSPAAVFADHTGPVLDDLRFRRRVCASEIESLGTRIAELETERTAVAAERDDAPPAFPARTGSRDDLVGAPLWQLVRFRDDVSAHDAAGIEAALQAANLLDGWITDGAGDLPDIESEQLLVPLAPEHRPSGPTLTDVLVPESDTAVPEERVAAVLSSIAWATDPRPDARVSVDAHGGFRQGVQLGRHVKEQAEFIGATARARRRQRRIVELETTIAECRADVESLREQDREIGDRITALDEAAKSLPRTGSVLAALRKVTECAGALRTASGSAAAADRDLDQAIAAVATKEQHLRSTAGRHRAPLTATELDSLDAAVRHFRSQGQALQRALREQVTCGDRLRDTEVRLDEARVSAENAAELAAENAETLANEQQKLETLRESIGASADRIDAQLDEARRRIEVAKTAERTARKAHESALERIGKAEAAHTGAEQTLRSALTEARADADALAPFARRDLLTLLGVESEHVWPSSAAAWLDADQLAYRIRQSPDDTVDVLPTAVLALFRALDAATESVTASESTRKSTASALTSALQEFDAELARGRDYRLHWDAADGITVVQVQDEQGYTSVAAFAQRIARARQEQETLLTDSERRILEDALLTGLAQQIHERTVDARDLIARMGTEMRQRHMSSGNTIGVHWVLADHLDEPARAVCKLLDRDASMLAPEDLAGIRAHFASRIRAERAAHPERSYPEILAATLDYRRWRVFSFSLVGSDGSEDRLTPARHSALSGGEQSVSLHLPLFAAAHVMLDSADPHAPRLLALDEAFAGVDDTGRSELLGLSVQFDLDLFMTGFDLWITYAGVPGCAHYDLSHSVAEHTVATTLLVWSGGELLAEHDGSDLESALGSPRTRRVTRPVEGALEFA; translated from the coding sequence ATGAGCAGCGCCCGATTCCGCCCCACGCGTGCCGGGATCATCAATCTGTGGGATTACCGCGACCAGGAGTTCTCGTTCGCCGACGGGCGATTGGTGCTGCGCGGGCCGAACGGGTCGGGCAAGACCAAGGCGCTCGAGGTGTTGTTCCCGTTCGTGCTCGACGGCCGGATCGAACCTCGACGCCTGAATCCGTTCGCCGGCGAGGAACGCACCATGCGCTCGAACCTGCTGTACCGCGGGCAGGACAGCGCCCACTCGTACGTGTGGATGGAGTTCTGTCGCGGCCGCGCCGACGACCCGGAGGCCGTCACCGTCGGTATCGGGATGCGCGCCACCCGCGGCAACGACAAGGTCACCCGCTGGCATTTCGTCGTCGACGGCCGTGTGGGAGTGGACTTCTCGCTGCTCGACGACGAGGATCGCCCGCTCACCCGCAAGCAGCTCGTCGATCAGATCGGAGCCGACGCGATCGCCGATCGTCCCGTCGACTACCGGGCCGCGATCGACGCGCGCATGTTCGGGCTGGGCGCGCAACGCTACGACCAGCTGATCAACCTGATCCTCACGCTGCGCCGCCCCCAACTCGCCAAGAACCTCGACCCGAAGGGCCTGTCGCAGGCGCTGACCGACGGCCTTCGCCCCCTCGACGACGATCTCATCGTCGAGGCCGCCCGCTCGTTCTCCGCGATCGAGGAGGTCGAGCGCACCCTCGAATCCCTCGCCGCCGCCGACGATGCGGCGCAACAGTTCGTCAAGGTGTATTCGAAGTACATCCGTCAGCAGGCGCGCACCGCCGTCGACAAGGTCGCCACCCGTCTCGGGGTAGTCGACACCGCGGTCCGGTCGCTGTGCGAGGCGACCGAAGCCCGCACCGAGGCCGCCGCCGCCCGCACGGCCTCCGAGGAACAGCTCCTGGTGGCCGAACGCGACCACGAACAGGCCCGCACCACCCTCGAAGCATTGCACCGCTCCAGCGCCTACGAGGGCAAACAACAACTCGACGACCTCGCGTCCGCGGTGAAGAACCTCGAGCGCACCACCGCCGCACAGGCCGAGCAGGCGAACCGCGCCCAGGCCGTCGTGGCCGACCGGCTCCGCGACCACGACAGCGCCCGCGACGCCCTCGAAACGGCGACGGCGGCACGTCGTCGCGCCGAGGACGGACTGAGTGCGGCCGCCGAGGACGCCGGCATCACATGGACCGGCCTCGACGGCATCGAACGGACCGAGCAGCTCAACGCCGCGATCGACGCGCTCGCCGAGGAACGCGACGCCGACGTGCGCGCGGTGCGCAACGCACTGTCCCAGCTCGACGGTGCGACCGCCGCGCGGTCGCGGGCCGAGGCCGCCGCGGTGCGTGCCCGCGCGCAACGCGACACCGCGTCGGCCGCGGTGGAGGCCGCCGAGACCATGGTCGAGCTGTCCCGCAGCGAGGTCGCCGCCGAGCTGGGCCGGTGGTGGTCCGATCGCGCCGAGACCTTCGCCGCCGTGGGTGTGTCCACTCCGGCCTTCGAGGCGCTCGACACCGCATTCGGCACCGTCGGTCAGGACGATGCCCCGTCCCCGGCAGCGGTGTTCGCCGATCACACCGGGCCCGTGCTCGACGACCTGCGGTTCCGGCGTCGCGTGTGCGCCTCGGAGATCGAGTCGCTCGGCACCCGGATCGCCGAACTCGAGACCGAACGCACCGCCGTCGCGGCCGAACGCGACGACGCTCCCCCGGCGTTCCCGGCTCGCACCGGCAGCCGCGACGATCTCGTCGGCGCGCCGCTGTGGCAGCTCGTCCGGTTCCGCGACGACGTGTCGGCGCACGACGCCGCCGGTATCGAAGCGGCCTTGCAGGCCGCGAACCTGCTCGACGGGTGGATCACCGACGGTGCCGGCGACCTGCCGGACATCGAGTCGGAGCAGTTGTTGGTTCCGCTGGCGCCCGAGCACCGCCCCAGCGGCCCCACGCTCACGGATGTGCTCGTTCCCGAATCCGACACGGCCGTGCCCGAGGAACGGGTCGCCGCGGTGCTGTCGTCGATCGCGTGGGCCACCGATCCCCGTCCGGACGCGCGGGTGTCGGTCGATGCGCACGGCGGGTTCCGTCAGGGAGTGCAGCTCGGTCGCCACGTCAAGGAGCAGGCCGAGTTCATCGGAGCCACCGCCCGCGCCCGGCGCCGGCAGCGTCGCATCGTCGAACTCGAGACGACCATCGCCGAGTGCCGCGCCGACGTGGAGTCGCTGCGCGAGCAGGACCGCGAGATCGGCGACCGGATCACGGCACTCGACGAGGCCGCGAAGTCGTTGCCGCGCACCGGATCCGTGCTCGCGGCGCTGCGCAAGGTCACCGAATGCGCCGGCGCGTTGCGGACCGCATCCGGATCCGCGGCTGCCGCCGATCGCGACCTGGACCAGGCGATCGCCGCGGTCGCCACCAAGGAGCAGCACCTGCGCTCGACCGCCGGCCGGCACCGGGCGCCGCTCACCGCGACGGAACTCGACAGTCTCGACGCGGCCGTGCGGCACTTCCGTTCGCAGGGCCAGGCCCTGCAGCGCGCCCTGCGCGAGCAGGTCACCTGTGGTGATCGCCTCCGCGACACCGAGGTTCGGCTCGACGAGGCGCGGGTCTCCGCCGAGAATGCGGCCGAGCTCGCGGCGGAGAACGCCGAGACGCTGGCCAACGAGCAGCAGAAGCTCGAGACGCTCCGCGAGTCGATCGGGGCGAGCGCCGACCGGATCGATGCCCAGCTCGACGAGGCCCGGCGCCGGATCGAGGTGGCGAAGACCGCCGAGCGGACCGCACGTAAGGCCCACGAATCGGCGCTCGAACGGATCGGCAAGGCCGAGGCCGCCCATACGGGCGCCGAGCAGACGCTGCGGTCGGCGCTCACCGAGGCCCGCGCCGACGCCGATGCCCTGGCGCCCTTCGCCCGGCGCGACCTGCTGACCCTGCTCGGCGTGGAGAGCGAGCACGTGTGGCCGTCCAGCGCGGCCGCGTGGCTCGACGCCGATCAGCTGGCCTACCGGATCCGGCAGTCCCCCGACGACACGGTCGACGTGCTGCCCACCGCGGTCCTCGCGTTGTTCCGGGCACTCGACGCCGCCACCGAGTCGGTCACGGCCTCCGAGTCGACCCGCAAGTCCACGGCCTCGGCACTGACCTCCGCACTGCAGGAGTTCGACGCCGAACTCGCCCGGGGCCGCGACTACCGGCTGCACTGGGATGCCGCCGACGGCATCACCGTCGTGCAGGTGCAGGACGAACAGGGTTACACGTCCGTCGCGGCGTTCGCGCAGCGCATCGCGCGGGCGCGGCAGGAACAGGAAACTCTGCTCACCGACTCCGAACGGCGCATCCTCGAGGACGCACTGCTCACCGGTCTCGCGCAGCAGATCCACGAACGCACCGTCGACGCCCGCGACCTCATCGCCCGGATGGGTACCGAGATGCGGCAGCGGCACATGTCCTCGGGCAACACCATCGGGGTGCACTGGGTGCTCGCCGACCATCTCGACGAGCCGGCGCGGGCGGTGTGCAAGCTTCTGGACCGCGACGCGTCGATGCTGGCTCCGGAGGATCTGGCGGGGATCCGCGCGCATTTCGCGTCGCGGATCCGCGCGGAGCGGGCTGCGCATCCGGAACGGTCGTACCCGGAGATCCTCGCCGCGACGCTGGATTACCGCCGGTGGCGGGTGTTCTCGTTCAGTCTCGTCGGTTCGGACGGCAGCGAGGACCGGCTCACCCCGGCCCGACATTCGGCGCTGTCCGGTGGCGAGCAGTCCGTCTCCCTGCACCTGCCGTTGTTCGCCGCAGCGCACGTGATGCTCGATTCCGCCGACCCGCATGCGCCGCGTCTGCTCGCCCTGGACGAGGCCTTCGCCGGCGTCGACGACACCGGCCGCAGCGAATTGCTCGGTCTGTCCGTGCAATTCGACCTCGATCTGTTCATGACCGGTTTCGACCTGTGGATCACCTATGCCGGCGTGCCGGGTTGTGCGCACTACGATCTGTCGCATTCGGTGGCCGAGCACACCGTCGCCACCACGCTGCTGGTGTGGTCGGGTGGCGAACTGCTCGCCGAGCACGACGGGTCGGATCTGGAGAGCGCGCTCGGATCTCCGCGGACCCGGCGGGTGACACGTCCGGTGGAGGGGGCCCTCGAGTTCGCCTGA
- a CDS encoding TIGR02678 family protein encodes MRVRSIPSVELDSYQRAARLVLTHHLVTATFPDRSALATVRRWATELREDLLATFGYRLEVTETTARLFTVADRLDAGAGTSTHTGRPFDRRRYAYLALAIAALGRGAGQITLSELAEHVASEASRVDGVELDTERAADRDAFVDAVTWLGVRGAITLADGDAGRWASDPDSGEALYDVDRAVVHALFRPPRALQHLESVRGLLGNAGAPHSDTAEVRRRVRRALVQRPVVYADDLDDDEALQLALPRTTDEVELLTGLICERRAEGVALVDTSGRLSDVRFPNTGTVAQVALLLAGEMCDRVLDPDAPAPPRMPVPAQIQDVLVAAVDSAIPRSTVFTPLAASDTPIPDEQEQDDDARAPLEHPLLEDSWLAGTVGRLVDIYGRTFAAQWQADPAGLAEAAVDMLDRLRLVARVPGGVLVLPAIARFRGVTVSVRERDPEIDLFPATTPPTVPAPDTTTTEIS; translated from the coding sequence ATGAGGGTCCGTTCGATTCCGTCCGTCGAGCTGGATTCGTATCAGCGCGCCGCGCGGCTGGTGCTCACCCACCATCTCGTCACCGCGACCTTTCCCGACCGGTCGGCGCTGGCGACGGTGCGCCGCTGGGCCACCGAGCTGCGCGAGGATCTGCTCGCCACCTTCGGGTACCGGCTCGAGGTCACCGAGACCACCGCGCGACTGTTCACCGTCGCCGATCGCCTCGACGCGGGGGCAGGCACGTCGACGCACACCGGCCGGCCGTTCGACCGGCGCCGCTATGCCTATCTCGCGTTGGCGATCGCCGCGCTCGGTCGCGGCGCCGGGCAGATCACGCTGTCCGAACTCGCCGAGCACGTCGCGTCCGAGGCGAGCCGGGTGGACGGTGTCGAGCTCGATACCGAGCGTGCCGCCGATCGTGATGCCTTCGTCGATGCCGTGACCTGGCTCGGCGTGCGCGGCGCGATCACCCTCGCCGACGGTGATGCAGGCAGGTGGGCGAGCGATCCCGACAGCGGTGAGGCGCTCTATGACGTCGACCGTGCGGTCGTGCACGCCCTGTTCCGACCGCCGCGGGCGTTGCAGCATCTCGAATCGGTTCGCGGTCTGCTCGGCAATGCCGGTGCCCCGCACTCCGATACGGCGGAGGTTCGGCGGCGGGTGCGACGCGCGCTGGTGCAGCGTCCCGTGGTATACGCCGACGATCTCGACGACGACGAAGCGCTGCAGTTGGCGTTGCCGCGCACCACCGACGAAGTGGAGTTGCTCACCGGCCTGATCTGTGAGCGTCGCGCCGAAGGCGTTGCGCTGGTCGATACCTCGGGACGGTTGTCGGATGTGCGGTTCCCGAACACGGGAACGGTCGCGCAGGTCGCGCTGCTGCTGGCCGGGGAGATGTGCGATCGCGTCCTCGATCCCGACGCCCCCGCTCCGCCACGGATGCCGGTGCCCGCACAGATACAGGACGTCCTCGTCGCGGCGGTCGATTCCGCGATCCCGAGGTCGACGGTGTTCACCCCGCTCGCGGCGTCCGACACCCCGATCCCCGACGAGCAGGAGCAGGACGACGACGCTCGCGCTCCGCTCGAGCATCCACTGCTCGAGGATTCGTGGCTGGCGGGCACGGTCGGTCGCCTCGTCGACATCTACGGCCGGACCTTCGCCGCGCAGTGGCAAGCCGACCCCGCGGGACTGGCCGAGGCCGCGGTGGACATGCTCGATCGGCTGCGCTTGGTGGCCCGGGTGCCCGGCGGGGTGCTCGTCCTGCCCGCGATCGCCCGCTTCCGCGGCGTGACGGTCAGTGTGCGCGAACGGGATCCGGAGATCGACCTGTTCCCCGCGACCACCCCACCGACAGTTCCCGCCCCCGATACGACCACGACGGAGATCTCATGA
- a CDS encoding TIGR02677 family protein, producing the protein MEDALVRDDRLRLFSFATAEKRVHYLWVLRAFDHARGNYSVLLHAGDVENVLARLPGASSDDVPDSSEIPALLEQLHAWGVLERSYDGSRAATLAEYRNRHYVYQFGQAGYRVFRAVEDVLSSRGEDVSLSRLALPDLLADLNDLADANAAGDGELVYRKLSRLDATLSDMAERAARFYLVLGELLRTTEVTPETFLAHKDALLTHMREFSTDLARYAPKLSAALDRVQATGVQKLTAAAARHDERVLLSFEEREADWAQRWWGIEHWFVGVGSEPSESERLRGATINAISAVLGLLRRLTEQRRGGVSRESQLRHLAGWFAAAPSEEAAHALFDAVFDLGRPRHFSVAHPDADIVPVTRSWWDAPPVEIARTLAETGRRPAAGAPGRIQRNDAGVRRLREAQLEKQRRRAEAARSLAAGGVRERKLSEPEAEVLLSLLDAALSARVPVSGRVRSDDASSGTQNGVKLTLRPSGESTVVHTARGRLYLDGLSVEVR; encoded by the coding sequence ATGGAGGACGCGTTGGTGCGGGACGACCGCCTGCGCCTCTTCTCGTTCGCAACGGCCGAGAAAAGGGTGCACTACCTGTGGGTTCTGCGCGCATTCGATCATGCGCGCGGCAACTACTCGGTGCTGCTGCACGCCGGCGACGTCGAGAACGTCCTCGCCCGGCTCCCGGGAGCGAGCAGCGACGACGTGCCCGATTCCTCCGAGATCCCGGCCCTGCTCGAGCAGCTGCACGCGTGGGGTGTGCTCGAACGCAGCTACGACGGATCCCGGGCGGCGACGCTCGCCGAGTACCGCAACCGGCACTACGTCTACCAGTTCGGGCAGGCCGGTTACCGGGTGTTCCGCGCCGTGGAGGACGTGCTGTCCTCCCGTGGGGAGGACGTCTCGCTGTCGCGTCTGGCCCTCCCCGATCTGCTCGCCGACCTGAACGATCTCGCCGATGCGAACGCGGCCGGCGACGGCGAACTGGTCTACCGGAAGTTGAGTCGCCTCGACGCGACGCTGTCGGACATGGCCGAGCGCGCTGCCCGTTTCTATCTCGTCCTCGGCGAGCTGCTGCGCACCACCGAGGTCACCCCGGAGACCTTCCTCGCCCACAAGGACGCGCTGCTCACCCACATGCGTGAGTTCAGCACCGATCTGGCCCGCTACGCCCCGAAGCTTTCCGCGGCGCTCGACCGGGTGCAGGCCACCGGGGTTCAGAAGCTCACCGCGGCCGCGGCCCGGCACGACGAGCGGGTGCTGCTCTCGTTCGAGGAACGCGAAGCGGACTGGGCGCAGCGCTGGTGGGGCATCGAACACTGGTTCGTCGGTGTGGGCTCCGAACCGAGCGAATCCGAACGCCTGCGCGGCGCGACCATCAACGCGATCTCCGCGGTGCTCGGGCTGCTGCGCCGGCTCACCGAGCAGCGTCGTGGGGGTGTCAGCCGCGAGTCGCAGCTGCGGCATCTCGCGGGCTGGTTCGCTGCCGCGCCGTCCGAGGAGGCCGCGCACGCGCTGTTCGATGCGGTGTTCGACCTGGGGCGGCCCCGACACTTCTCCGTCGCCCATCCCGATGCCGACATCGTGCCGGTCACCCGGTCGTGGTGGGACGCGCCTCCCGTGGAGATCGCCCGCACCCTCGCCGAGACCGGCCGGCGCCCCGCAGCGGGAGCGCCGGGGCGGATCCAGCGCAACGACGCCGGAGTACGGCGGCTGCGCGAGGCGCAGCTCGAGAAGCAGCGTCGCCGGGCCGAAGCGGCGCGCTCCCTCGCCGCCGGAGGTGTGCGCGAACGGAAACTGAGTGAACCGGAAGCCGAGGTGCTGTTGAGCTTGCTCGACGCCGCACTGTCGGCCCGGGTGCCCGTGAGCGGCCGGGTGCGCAGCGACGATGCCTCCTCCGGTACGCAGAACGGCGTCAAGCTCACCCTCCGACCGAGCGGCGAGTCGACGGTGGTGCACACCGCGCGCGGGCGCCTGTATCTCGACGGCCTGTCGGTGGAGGTGCGATGA
- a CDS encoding PucR family transcriptional regulator, whose amino-acid sequence MNPHEIGPDTHRVGDPGPATRALIEAVADLSTTRQAEITQYMTERISAEIEAMSTDRHTRRSLAQAAEEGVAAITRFLRDDLAEIEIPAASYSLVRMLARQGFPVSVVDRSNRLAQDSIMRWCLEVLAGLSDDAAAVMQAGVEILMKLSAGIDGVSQKLLGVYETERDTWLLNRNASRTARIQDILAGRPIEVGDAERTLGYRLGQHHLGVIVWTDDIEVVGGDRSGTEWNGLEQAVTALAEHLGRGGRVLFEQFDEYTAWAWIPLGTVDRIDPSGLSGIVAAWQRPVGVAVGAPQEGIDGFVRTHRQAAQAREVALTSALPGPRLVSIDEVGAVALMCTNLEWARGWVGDVLGRLAADDPAAAQLRHTLREFLSSGGSFVATAEKLHLHRNSVAYRISKAEEQIGHSVRECRLDLENALALCHWLGAAVLAPDSEGPPSPG is encoded by the coding sequence ATGAATCCTCACGAGATCGGACCGGACACCCACAGAGTGGGCGATCCCGGACCCGCCACGCGTGCACTGATCGAGGCGGTCGCCGACCTGTCGACGACGCGGCAGGCCGAGATCACGCAGTACATGACCGAGCGGATCTCGGCCGAGATCGAGGCGATGTCCACCGACCGCCACACCCGCCGCTCCCTCGCCCAGGCCGCGGAGGAGGGTGTCGCAGCCATCACCCGGTTCCTGCGGGACGATCTTGCCGAGATCGAGATCCCGGCGGCGTCCTATTCACTGGTGCGCATGCTGGCCCGGCAGGGATTCCCGGTCTCGGTGGTCGACCGCAGCAACCGGCTCGCGCAGGACAGCATCATGCGCTGGTGCCTCGAGGTGCTGGCGGGACTCAGCGACGACGCCGCGGCAGTGATGCAGGCGGGCGTGGAGATCCTGATGAAACTCTCCGCCGGGATCGACGGGGTGTCGCAGAAGCTGCTCGGGGTCTACGAGACCGAGCGCGACACCTGGCTGCTCAACCGCAACGCCTCCCGGACCGCCCGCATCCAGGACATCCTGGCCGGACGACCGATCGAGGTGGGGGACGCCGAGCGCACCCTCGGCTACCGGCTGGGCCAGCACCACCTCGGGGTGATCGTCTGGACGGACGATATCGAGGTGGTCGGCGGGGACCGGTCCGGCACCGAATGGAACGGCCTCGAGCAGGCAGTGACGGCCTTGGCCGAACATCTCGGGCGGGGAGGTCGGGTGCTGTTCGAGCAGTTCGACGAGTACACCGCCTGGGCATGGATCCCGCTCGGCACGGTCGATCGCATCGACCCGAGCGGATTGTCCGGGATCGTCGCGGCATGGCAGCGACCCGTCGGTGTCGCCGTCGGCGCGCCGCAGGAGGGGATCGACGGTTTCGTCCGCACCCATCGGCAGGCGGCGCAGGCGCGGGAGGTGGCTCTGACATCGGCTCTGCCGGGTCCGCGTCTCGTCTCGATCGACGAGGTCGGCGCGGTCGCGTTGATGTGCACGAATCTCGAGTGGGCCCGCGGCTGGGTGGGGGATGTGCTCGGCCGGCTCGCCGCCGACGATCCCGCCGCCGCGCAACTGCGGCACACGCTGCGGGAATTCCTCTCCAGCGGAGGAAGTTTCGTCGCCACCGCGGAAAAGCTGCATCTGCACCGGAATTCGGTCGCCTACCGGATCAGCAAGGCGGAGGAGCAGATCGGGCACAGTGTCCGCGAGTGTCGACTCGACCTCGAGAACGCGCTCGCGCTGTGCCACTGGCTCGGCGCCGCCGTGCTCGCGCCCGATTCGGAAGGTCCACCTTCGCCCGGATGA